CAGCACCACGAACAACAGCAAGGCCAAGCCCAGATGCGTCATCAAACGTTCCGGCGCGACCGAGACCCTTTCGGACAAGCCGCTGGACACCATCCACCAGCCGACAAGACCTTGCAGGCCGCCTAGGGCCAGCATCACCCCGCACCGCCAGACCAGACGGCGGGGAATGTCGCGACGGATGAGGAATACGATGAAGGGGATGGCGAAAGCCGCGCCGACAACGCGCCCCAGGAGGCGATGAGCCCACTCCCACCAGAAGATGCCCTTGAACTCGTCAAGGGTCATATCGGGGTTGACCAGATGGTACTGCGGGATCTGCTTGTAGAGATCGAAACTGTGCCGCCAGGCGTCATCGGACATCGGTGGCAAGGCGCCCAGGATCGGCTTCCACTCCGTGATCGAAAGGCCAGAGTCGGTCAGGCGGGTCGCCCCGCCCACGACGACCATGGCGAACACCATGGCGGCGACGAAGAAAAGCCAGATCGCGACAGGACGCGAGCGGTCGGAACGCAGGAAAGACGTCATAGGGTCGGAAAAGCGCCACTTGTGGGCCGAATTGCGGCGACCTCTTCCCTACGCCCCTGATGTGCGGGCATCAATGTCTGTGTCGCCCGACATGACGGAGGCGACGCTTCGTGCGAAAGATCGCGGACAGGCGATCAGCCGGAGTCACAAATGAGTGGGATGGGCGTTTTCGCCGCGACGGTTATCGGCATACTCGCGGGCTGGATCGCGGACATTGTTCTGGCGCGCCGGCACTCGCTGTTCATCAAGCTCTTGATCGGCGTGATCGGCTCGTTCATCGGAGCGTTCATCGCCTCGCGCATCGACCTGCATCTGCCAGGCTTCTTTGGCGAACTGGTCGTCTCGAGCGTCGGCGCGATCATGTTCCTGGCCGTGCTCGGCCTTATCCGGAGACCCGCGTGACCTCTTCCGACGCACAGCCCCGCATGATCCCGGCCCGACTTCGAAAGCTGATCGGTTCTATCGGCGTCCTGGTGATTCTTTTCGCCTGGATCTGGATTTTCACGAGCCTCTACGATCACCTGCCGCAGAACCGCTTCATCCATCTCGTCTATTTCGTGGCGCTGGGCCTGGGCTGGATCCTGCCGGTCATTCCGCTGATCTCTTGGATGGGCAAGGCCGATCAGCCCCTCGATACCGGTCAGCGCTAAACGCGCGTGATCACGCACCCCACTTGGGACTATACGAAAAAGGCCGCCCTTTCGGGCGGCCTTTGATCTTCCACGGTATCCCGAAGGAAATGGTCGGAGCGACAGGATTCGAACCTGCGACCCCTTGACCCCCAGTCAAGTGCGCTACCAGGCTGCGCCACGCTCCGACGCGGAAGGAGCGCCCTTATAGGCGCCGCTCCCGGCTTGGGCAACAGCGATTTCGGCAGAAATCAACCGCGCGTCAAAAGACCGTCGAGTCTCGATTTGACCGCGGTCAGGTCGGCTAGCGCGAAGGCTAGGCGCCCCCGCGCTTCTCCCACCAACGCGGTCTTTTGGCGCGGCGCCTGATAGTCGAAATCGGCGTC
The DNA window shown above is from Caulobacter sp. FWC26 and carries:
- a CDS encoding COX15/CtaA family protein; its protein translation is MTSFLRSDRSRPVAIWLFFVAAMVFAMVVVGGATRLTDSGLSITEWKPILGALPPMSDDAWRHSFDLYKQIPQYHLVNPDMTLDEFKGIFWWEWAHRLLGRVVGAAFAIPFIVFLIRRDIPRRLVWRCGVMLALGGLQGLVGWWMVSSGLSERVSVAPERLMTHLGLALLLFVVLIWTALDAWNGAPRVEERSPWRSWALAFLGAVYFQSLLGALVAGNDAGLIYNDWPLMNGRFFPADYAGAGFWGTLAHSQAAVQFNHRLFAYVLFVGAIAMAVIAWRDRTLVVDGKRAAMAVAITVTLQAALGVWTLMAAVPISLGVLHQAGAAVLLAVTTMFAWRVRRP
- a CDS encoding GlsB/YeaQ/YmgE family stress response membrane protein; amino-acid sequence: MSGMGVFAATVIGILAGWIADIVLARRHSLFIKLLIGVIGSFIGAFIASRIDLHLPGFFGELVVSSVGAIMFLAVLGLIRRPA
- a CDS encoding DUF2842 domain-containing protein, whose translation is MIPARLRKLIGSIGVLVILFAWIWIFTSLYDHLPQNRFIHLVYFVALGLGWILPVIPLISWMGKADQPLDTGQR